The window AACTCCGAAAATCGAGCGACTGAGTCGACAGCGACCGTATTTTTCACTCCGGACGAGGGGTGGAGGAGATCAGACAATGTCTCAGAAGTCACAAAATTCGCTTGTCAAACAGGATCCCCCGGCCGAAACCGTTGCCAACCTCTCGAAGGATACCTACCACCAACGAGTCACTGCCTTAGCCGAACGGATCCATCCCCGCCTCGCAGACGAAACCGGGACACTGGAGACGGTCGACTACGACAAGGTTCTCGGCCATCTCAGAGTCATCGAACGAATCAGTCACGACAACCCCTTCTCAATCTTGGAGCACACGACCTACTCGCTGAGCGAATACGATCAACACAGAGTTCAGGGAAAGCGACCGATCAACGGACTTGTCGAACAGACCCGGAGGCTCCTTGCAGGAGACGTTCAAAAGCGACTCCTCGAACTGAGCAAGGGTGGGAAGACAGATATTCACAACGAAGATCGTCAGCGAGGGAGACGGCGATGAATAGCAACGGTGAGCGCCAACAAACGAAATACGAAATCCCCGAGGATCACGTCTGGGCGGACGAGAAAGCCCACGAATCTGAGGACCGCCCGCCCGTAGCGGAGGTCGAAAGCCACTCAATCGAGATCCTGCATCGCGGGCGCGACCGTACGAGTGGAGAGCGGGACATACGGTATCGGTACGTGGTCGAAAATGGCGAGGCCATCGGCATCCTCCGGTCGCATCGCCTCGCCGAGAGCAACCAGTTCGACCCGATGGGAGCAGCGACGCCGCAGGAAGTCCCCACTGTCGTGAAGGACATGCTCGCTCACGAGATGCGAGCCGACCACTGGACTGAGGTCGTCGACGTCGAACGAGCAAAGCGATTCACGGAGGCAGGCGATCAATGACCGACCGACGCCGTCGCGACGATACCGTTCGTGCAGTCGATCTGTTCTGTGGCGCTGGTGGTCTCTCGTGGGGGCTCGCACAAGCCTGCGAACACCTCGATCGCGACGTGGAACTCGCGGCAGTCAACCACTGGGAGCGCGCTATCGAAACCCACGAGCGCAACCACAGCTGGGCCGACCACTACCACGCGAAAGTCGAGGAACTCGACCCACGCTCCGTATTCGATACCGAGCGCGTTGATGTCCTGGTTGGTGGTCCCCAGTGTACCCACCACAGCAACGCCAGAGGTGGGCGGCCAGTTAGCGAACAGAAACGGGCGTCACCGTGGCATGTCCTCGATTGGCTGCAGAAGCTCTATGTCGACCATTTCATCATCGAGAACGTTCAGGAGTTCGAAAATTGGTCGCCGGTCGGGGCTGAC is drawn from Halococcus salifodinae DSM 8989 and contains these coding sequences:
- a CDS encoding DNA cytosine methyltransferase, with amino-acid sequence MTDRRRRDDTVRAVDLFCGAGGLSWGLAQACEHLDRDVELAAVNHWERAIETHERNHSWADHYHAKVEELDPRSVFDTERVDVLVGGPQCTHHSNARGGRPVSEQKRASPWHVLDWLQKLYVDHFIIENVQEFENWSPVGADGTPMKSKKGETFDAWINALHSLGYNVXVAGRG